The Juglans regia cultivar Chandler chromosome 2, Walnut 2.0, whole genome shotgun sequence genome includes a window with the following:
- the LOC109014127 gene encoding G-type lectin S-receptor-like serine/threonine-protein kinase At4g27290 isoform X1, whose protein sequence is MSAFTCLFVCSLLFSLLETSIPLGTLTPSRSIRDGGDTLVSAGRRFELGFFSPGSSKSRYVGIWYLISSETVVWVANRDNPLNDHSGVLTVTDEGVLALLNGTNNIIGSTNTSKTAENPVAQLLDTGNLVVKDGNIDDPDRFLWQSFDYPCDTFLPEMKLGRNLVTGLDRFISSWKSDEDPARGDFSVRLDLRGLPQVVIMKGNTIRARAGSWNGLSVTGRSGLNPNPLLDYKFVMNQNEVCYEFKPVNNSSFSRYVLNPSGVAQRFTWMDGRHSWELLSTYLSDRCQNYAFCGAYGTCDVNNSPPCGCLEGFLPKSPKDRKSLEWSDGCVRRTPLACNGDGFRKYTGLKLPDTSSSWFDETTSLYECKVLCLKNCNCTAYSNLDIRGKGNGCVLWFGNLNDIEVFSQRGQELYIRMASSEFSENTGKQGKSSKIKRAGIIVGAAILVIGILTLGMISYIRNKKFIFKGMTKRRHTKDYANEGLNKDMELPIIDLTALANATDNFSSKNKLGEGGFGPVYKGSLVEGEVIAVKRLSKNSGQGPNEFINEVKLIAKLQHRNLVKLLGCCMEENEKMLIYEYMPNKSLESFIFDQTRSKLLDWRKRMNIIGGIAKGLLYLHEDSRLRIIHRDLKASNVLLDINMNPKISDFGLARSFGGDQIEANTHRIVGTYGYMSPEYAVHGKYSVKSDVFSFGVLVLEIVSGKKNRGFCHPDHDLNLLGHAWRLWIEDRVMELIDEIVGDANTRSEVLRLIQVGLLCVQQRPEDRPCMSSVVLMLSSESLLPIPKQPGFYMDSPERDSSSGKNPTYSANGISISTFEAR, encoded by the exons ATGAGTGCCTTTACCTGTCTTTTTGTATGCTCTTTATTATTCTCCCTCTTAGAAACCTCCATTCCGCTGGGCACTCTCACTCCAAGTCGATCAATCAGAGACGGCGGCGACACATTAGTTTCAGCTGGTAGAAGATTTGAATTGGGATTTTTCAGCCCGGGTAGTTCAAAGAGCCGATACGTGGGAATATGGTACTTGATATCTTCTGAAACGGTTGTATGGGTGGCTAACAGAGACAATCCTCTTAACGATCACTCCGGAGTTCTAACCGTCACCGATGAAGGAGTTCTTGCCCTTCTCAATggcacaaataatattattgggtCAACTAATACGTCAAAAACAGCAGAAAATCCAGTTGCACAGCTCTTGGATACCGGAAATCTCGTTGTGAAAGATGGAAATATCGATGACCCAGATAGATTTCTGTGGCAGAGTTTTGATTATCCTTGTGACACATTCCTACCGGAAATGAAGCTTGGAAGGAACTTAGTAACTGGTCTAGATAGGTTCATATCATCTTGGAAGAGCGACGAAGATCCTGCTCGAGGTGATTTTTCAGTACGGTTAGATCTTCGTGGGCTTCCACAAGTGGTTATTATGAAGGGGAATACCATAAGGGCTAGAGCAGGGTCATGGAACGGTCTGAGTGTTACGGGACGTTCGGGGTTGAATCCGAATCCactgttagattataaattcgTGATGAATCAGAACGAGGTCTGCTACGAGTTCAAACCCGTAAACAATTCTAGTTTTTCAAGATATGTACTAAACCCATCAGGCGTTGCGCAGCGGTTTACATGGATGGATGGCAGACACAGTTGGGAGCTTTTATCTACATACCTGTCAGATCGGTGTCAAAATTATGCCTTCTGTGGCGCATATGGTACTTGCGATGTTAATAACTCTCCCCCATGTGGATGCTTGGAGGGATTCTTACCCAAGTCTCCGAAAGATCGGAAATCACTGGAGTGGTCTGATGGATGTGTTCGAAGGACTCCATTGGCATGCAATGGAGATGGCTTCCGTAAGTACACGGGGCTGAAATTGCCGGACACATCTTCTTCCTGGTTTGACGAGACCACGAGTCTATATGAATGTAAGGTATTATGTTTGAAAAACTGCAATTGCACAGCATATTCAAATTTAGATATTAGGGGAAAAGGAAACGGCTGCGTCCTTTGGTTCGGCAACCTGAATGATATTGAAGTATTCTCCCAGCGTGGGCAAGAGCTGTACATAAGGATGGCGAGTTCAGAA TTTTCAGAAAATACTGGGAAACAGGGGAAATCCAGCAAGATAAAACGAGCAGGAATAATAGTCGGCGCTGCAATATTAGTCATTGGAATTCTAACACTTGGAATGATTTCATACATACGGAAcaagaaatttattttcaaag GAATGACTAAAAGAAGACACACGAAAGATTATGCCAATGAAGGCCTGAACAAAGACATGGAGTTACCGATAATTGATTTGACAGCCTTAGCTAATGCCACCGATAACTTTTCAAGCAAAAACAAGCTGGGAGAAGGTGGATTTGGACCTGTGTATAAG GGATCACTGGTAGAGGGGGAAGTGATAGCTGTAAAGAGGCTTTCAAAGAATTCTGGACAAGGACCTAACGAGTTCATAAATGAAGTCAAATTAATTGCCAAACTCCAGCACCGCAATCTTGTAAAGCTTCTAGGGTGCTGCatggaagaaaatgagaaaatgttAATCTATGAATACATGCCTAACAAAAGCTTGGAGTCCTTCATTTTTG ACCAGACAAGGAGTAAATTGTTAGATTGGCGCAAGCGCATGAACATTATTGGTGGCATTGCCAAAGGGCTTCTCTATCTTCACGAAGACTCTAGACTGAGGATCATCCATAGAGATCTTAAAGCTAGCAATGTCCTACTAGATATTAACATGAATCCTAAAATTTCGGACTTTGGCCTGGCTAGATCATTTGGGGGAGATCAAATTGAGGCCAATACCCATAGGATTGTTGGAACATA TGGCTATATGTCTCCCGAGTATGCGGTGCATGGGAAGTATTCTGTGAAATCTGATGTCTTTAGCTTTGGAGTTTTAGTATTGGAGATAGTGAGTGGGAAGAAGAACAGGGGATTCTGCCATCCAGACCATGACCTTAATCTTCTTGGACAT GCATGGAGACTATGGATTGAAGATAGGGTGATGGAATTAATCGATGAAATAGTAGGTGATGCAAACACACGATCTGAAGTATTAAGATTGATTCAAGTGGGTCTGTTATGTGTGCAACAAAGACCTGAAGATAGACCATGCATGTCGTCCGTGGTTCTAATGTTAAGCAGTGAAAGTTTATTGCCCATCCCAAAGCAACCGGGTTTCTATATGGATTCACCGGAAAGAGATTCTTCGTCTGGAAAAAATCCAACTTATTCAGCAAATGGAATCAGCATTTCAACCTTTGAAGCACGGTAG
- the LOC109014127 gene encoding G-type lectin S-receptor-like serine/threonine-protein kinase At4g27290 isoform X2 — MSAFTCLFVCSLLFSLLETSIPLGTLTPSRSIRDGGDTLVSAGRRFELGFFSPGSSKSRYVGIWYLISSETVVWVANRDNPLNDHSGVLTVTDEGVLALLNGTNNIIGSTNTSKTAENPVAQLLDTGNLVVKDGNIDDPDRFLWQSFDYPCDTFLPEMKLGRNLVTGLDRFISSWKSDEDPARGDFSVRLDLRGLPQVVIMKGNTIRARAGSWNGLSVTGRSGLNPNPLLDYKFVMNQNEVCYEFKPVNNSSFSRYVLNPSGVAQRFTWMDGRHSWELLSTYLSDRCQNYAFCGAYGTCDVNNSPPCGCLEGFLPKSPKDRKSLEWSDGCVRRTPLACNGDGFRKYTGLKLPDTSSSWFDETTSLYECKVLCLKNCNCTAYSNLDIRGKGNGCVLWFGNLNDIEVFSQRGQELYIRMASSEGKSSKIKRAGIIVGAAILVIGILTLGMISYIRNKKFIFKGMTKRRHTKDYANEGLNKDMELPIIDLTALANATDNFSSKNKLGEGGFGPVYKGSLVEGEVIAVKRLSKNSGQGPNEFINEVKLIAKLQHRNLVKLLGCCMEENEKMLIYEYMPNKSLESFIFDQTRSKLLDWRKRMNIIGGIAKGLLYLHEDSRLRIIHRDLKASNVLLDINMNPKISDFGLARSFGGDQIEANTHRIVGTYGYMSPEYAVHGKYSVKSDVFSFGVLVLEIVSGKKNRGFCHPDHDLNLLGHAWRLWIEDRVMELIDEIVGDANTRSEVLRLIQVGLLCVQQRPEDRPCMSSVVLMLSSESLLPIPKQPGFYMDSPERDSSSGKNPTYSANGISISTFEAR, encoded by the exons ATGAGTGCCTTTACCTGTCTTTTTGTATGCTCTTTATTATTCTCCCTCTTAGAAACCTCCATTCCGCTGGGCACTCTCACTCCAAGTCGATCAATCAGAGACGGCGGCGACACATTAGTTTCAGCTGGTAGAAGATTTGAATTGGGATTTTTCAGCCCGGGTAGTTCAAAGAGCCGATACGTGGGAATATGGTACTTGATATCTTCTGAAACGGTTGTATGGGTGGCTAACAGAGACAATCCTCTTAACGATCACTCCGGAGTTCTAACCGTCACCGATGAAGGAGTTCTTGCCCTTCTCAATggcacaaataatattattgggtCAACTAATACGTCAAAAACAGCAGAAAATCCAGTTGCACAGCTCTTGGATACCGGAAATCTCGTTGTGAAAGATGGAAATATCGATGACCCAGATAGATTTCTGTGGCAGAGTTTTGATTATCCTTGTGACACATTCCTACCGGAAATGAAGCTTGGAAGGAACTTAGTAACTGGTCTAGATAGGTTCATATCATCTTGGAAGAGCGACGAAGATCCTGCTCGAGGTGATTTTTCAGTACGGTTAGATCTTCGTGGGCTTCCACAAGTGGTTATTATGAAGGGGAATACCATAAGGGCTAGAGCAGGGTCATGGAACGGTCTGAGTGTTACGGGACGTTCGGGGTTGAATCCGAATCCactgttagattataaattcgTGATGAATCAGAACGAGGTCTGCTACGAGTTCAAACCCGTAAACAATTCTAGTTTTTCAAGATATGTACTAAACCCATCAGGCGTTGCGCAGCGGTTTACATGGATGGATGGCAGACACAGTTGGGAGCTTTTATCTACATACCTGTCAGATCGGTGTCAAAATTATGCCTTCTGTGGCGCATATGGTACTTGCGATGTTAATAACTCTCCCCCATGTGGATGCTTGGAGGGATTCTTACCCAAGTCTCCGAAAGATCGGAAATCACTGGAGTGGTCTGATGGATGTGTTCGAAGGACTCCATTGGCATGCAATGGAGATGGCTTCCGTAAGTACACGGGGCTGAAATTGCCGGACACATCTTCTTCCTGGTTTGACGAGACCACGAGTCTATATGAATGTAAGGTATTATGTTTGAAAAACTGCAATTGCACAGCATATTCAAATTTAGATATTAGGGGAAAAGGAAACGGCTGCGTCCTTTGGTTCGGCAACCTGAATGATATTGAAGTATTCTCCCAGCGTGGGCAAGAGCTGTACATAAGGATGGCGAGTTCAGAA GGGAAATCCAGCAAGATAAAACGAGCAGGAATAATAGTCGGCGCTGCAATATTAGTCATTGGAATTCTAACACTTGGAATGATTTCATACATACGGAAcaagaaatttattttcaaag GAATGACTAAAAGAAGACACACGAAAGATTATGCCAATGAAGGCCTGAACAAAGACATGGAGTTACCGATAATTGATTTGACAGCCTTAGCTAATGCCACCGATAACTTTTCAAGCAAAAACAAGCTGGGAGAAGGTGGATTTGGACCTGTGTATAAG GGATCACTGGTAGAGGGGGAAGTGATAGCTGTAAAGAGGCTTTCAAAGAATTCTGGACAAGGACCTAACGAGTTCATAAATGAAGTCAAATTAATTGCCAAACTCCAGCACCGCAATCTTGTAAAGCTTCTAGGGTGCTGCatggaagaaaatgagaaaatgttAATCTATGAATACATGCCTAACAAAAGCTTGGAGTCCTTCATTTTTG ACCAGACAAGGAGTAAATTGTTAGATTGGCGCAAGCGCATGAACATTATTGGTGGCATTGCCAAAGGGCTTCTCTATCTTCACGAAGACTCTAGACTGAGGATCATCCATAGAGATCTTAAAGCTAGCAATGTCCTACTAGATATTAACATGAATCCTAAAATTTCGGACTTTGGCCTGGCTAGATCATTTGGGGGAGATCAAATTGAGGCCAATACCCATAGGATTGTTGGAACATA TGGCTATATGTCTCCCGAGTATGCGGTGCATGGGAAGTATTCTGTGAAATCTGATGTCTTTAGCTTTGGAGTTTTAGTATTGGAGATAGTGAGTGGGAAGAAGAACAGGGGATTCTGCCATCCAGACCATGACCTTAATCTTCTTGGACAT GCATGGAGACTATGGATTGAAGATAGGGTGATGGAATTAATCGATGAAATAGTAGGTGATGCAAACACACGATCTGAAGTATTAAGATTGATTCAAGTGGGTCTGTTATGTGTGCAACAAAGACCTGAAGATAGACCATGCATGTCGTCCGTGGTTCTAATGTTAAGCAGTGAAAGTTTATTGCCCATCCCAAAGCAACCGGGTTTCTATATGGATTCACCGGAAAGAGATTCTTCGTCTGGAAAAAATCCAACTTATTCAGCAAATGGAATCAGCATTTCAACCTTTGAAGCACGGTAG
- the LOC109014127 gene encoding G-type lectin S-receptor-like serine/threonine-protein kinase SD1-1 isoform X3, whose product MISYIRNKKFIFKGMTKRRHTKDYANEGLNKDMELPIIDLTALANATDNFSSKNKLGEGGFGPVYKGSLVEGEVIAVKRLSKNSGQGPNEFINEVKLIAKLQHRNLVKLLGCCMEENEKMLIYEYMPNKSLESFIFDQTRSKLLDWRKRMNIIGGIAKGLLYLHEDSRLRIIHRDLKASNVLLDINMNPKISDFGLARSFGGDQIEANTHRIVGTYGYMSPEYAVHGKYSVKSDVFSFGVLVLEIVSGKKNRGFCHPDHDLNLLGHAWRLWIEDRVMELIDEIVGDANTRSEVLRLIQVGLLCVQQRPEDRPCMSSVVLMLSSESLLPIPKQPGFYMDSPERDSSSGKNPTYSANGISISTFEAR is encoded by the exons ATGATTTCATACATACGGAAcaagaaatttattttcaaag GAATGACTAAAAGAAGACACACGAAAGATTATGCCAATGAAGGCCTGAACAAAGACATGGAGTTACCGATAATTGATTTGACAGCCTTAGCTAATGCCACCGATAACTTTTCAAGCAAAAACAAGCTGGGAGAAGGTGGATTTGGACCTGTGTATAAG GGATCACTGGTAGAGGGGGAAGTGATAGCTGTAAAGAGGCTTTCAAAGAATTCTGGACAAGGACCTAACGAGTTCATAAATGAAGTCAAATTAATTGCCAAACTCCAGCACCGCAATCTTGTAAAGCTTCTAGGGTGCTGCatggaagaaaatgagaaaatgttAATCTATGAATACATGCCTAACAAAAGCTTGGAGTCCTTCATTTTTG ACCAGACAAGGAGTAAATTGTTAGATTGGCGCAAGCGCATGAACATTATTGGTGGCATTGCCAAAGGGCTTCTCTATCTTCACGAAGACTCTAGACTGAGGATCATCCATAGAGATCTTAAAGCTAGCAATGTCCTACTAGATATTAACATGAATCCTAAAATTTCGGACTTTGGCCTGGCTAGATCATTTGGGGGAGATCAAATTGAGGCCAATACCCATAGGATTGTTGGAACATA TGGCTATATGTCTCCCGAGTATGCGGTGCATGGGAAGTATTCTGTGAAATCTGATGTCTTTAGCTTTGGAGTTTTAGTATTGGAGATAGTGAGTGGGAAGAAGAACAGGGGATTCTGCCATCCAGACCATGACCTTAATCTTCTTGGACAT GCATGGAGACTATGGATTGAAGATAGGGTGATGGAATTAATCGATGAAATAGTAGGTGATGCAAACACACGATCTGAAGTATTAAGATTGATTCAAGTGGGTCTGTTATGTGTGCAACAAAGACCTGAAGATAGACCATGCATGTCGTCCGTGGTTCTAATGTTAAGCAGTGAAAGTTTATTGCCCATCCCAAAGCAACCGGGTTTCTATATGGATTCACCGGAAAGAGATTCTTCGTCTGGAAAAAATCCAACTTATTCAGCAAATGGAATCAGCATTTCAACCTTTGAAGCACGGTAG
- the LOC109014127 gene encoding G-type lectin S-receptor-like serine/threonine-protein kinase SD1-1 isoform X4 — MTKRRHTKDYANEGLNKDMELPIIDLTALANATDNFSSKNKLGEGGFGPVYKGSLVEGEVIAVKRLSKNSGQGPNEFINEVKLIAKLQHRNLVKLLGCCMEENEKMLIYEYMPNKSLESFIFDQTRSKLLDWRKRMNIIGGIAKGLLYLHEDSRLRIIHRDLKASNVLLDINMNPKISDFGLARSFGGDQIEANTHRIVGTYGYMSPEYAVHGKYSVKSDVFSFGVLVLEIVSGKKNRGFCHPDHDLNLLGHAWRLWIEDRVMELIDEIVGDANTRSEVLRLIQVGLLCVQQRPEDRPCMSSVVLMLSSESLLPIPKQPGFYMDSPERDSSSGKNPTYSANGISISTFEAR; from the exons ATGACTAAAAGAAGACACACGAAAGATTATGCCAATGAAGGCCTGAACAAAGACATGGAGTTACCGATAATTGATTTGACAGCCTTAGCTAATGCCACCGATAACTTTTCAAGCAAAAACAAGCTGGGAGAAGGTGGATTTGGACCTGTGTATAAG GGATCACTGGTAGAGGGGGAAGTGATAGCTGTAAAGAGGCTTTCAAAGAATTCTGGACAAGGACCTAACGAGTTCATAAATGAAGTCAAATTAATTGCCAAACTCCAGCACCGCAATCTTGTAAAGCTTCTAGGGTGCTGCatggaagaaaatgagaaaatgttAATCTATGAATACATGCCTAACAAAAGCTTGGAGTCCTTCATTTTTG ACCAGACAAGGAGTAAATTGTTAGATTGGCGCAAGCGCATGAACATTATTGGTGGCATTGCCAAAGGGCTTCTCTATCTTCACGAAGACTCTAGACTGAGGATCATCCATAGAGATCTTAAAGCTAGCAATGTCCTACTAGATATTAACATGAATCCTAAAATTTCGGACTTTGGCCTGGCTAGATCATTTGGGGGAGATCAAATTGAGGCCAATACCCATAGGATTGTTGGAACATA TGGCTATATGTCTCCCGAGTATGCGGTGCATGGGAAGTATTCTGTGAAATCTGATGTCTTTAGCTTTGGAGTTTTAGTATTGGAGATAGTGAGTGGGAAGAAGAACAGGGGATTCTGCCATCCAGACCATGACCTTAATCTTCTTGGACAT GCATGGAGACTATGGATTGAAGATAGGGTGATGGAATTAATCGATGAAATAGTAGGTGATGCAAACACACGATCTGAAGTATTAAGATTGATTCAAGTGGGTCTGTTATGTGTGCAACAAAGACCTGAAGATAGACCATGCATGTCGTCCGTGGTTCTAATGTTAAGCAGTGAAAGTTTATTGCCCATCCCAAAGCAACCGGGTTTCTATATGGATTCACCGGAAAGAGATTCTTCGTCTGGAAAAAATCCAACTTATTCAGCAAATGGAATCAGCATTTCAACCTTTGAAGCACGGTAG